The Triticum aestivum cultivar Chinese Spring chromosome 7B, IWGSC CS RefSeq v2.1, whole genome shotgun sequence genome window below encodes:
- the LOC123157178 gene encoding protein BTR1 translates to MCSSPPPPSAATDDDRYQDPMWERRTHARILVRDADAGRIIGSAGSSIAAMEKEAGSGARITLSARDQLLAGTDRRVVFLSGPFRAVMDAADLLLHKIPRYQGEHADNTVVLVVPYACCGALIGKGGTLIKSLAEASNAGITVSHHRVCYGFNDRLVNITGHLEDQLQAIFLILSELLDDVHYLSSYQRVGFPRYHVSSVERDGDGQDEYVQRYHSRPDTPVGSPDIDDGRHVEGTLTIAVANEYVGAVVGRGGRVIKEIEQATGVWITVFKGKLLPGMREREVVIKGTREAVDAVEAMIAEHISYAMDRHRRKQGGEGRRTFVE, encoded by the exons actgaCGACGACCGCTACCAAG ACCCGATGTGGGAGAGGCGGACGCACGCGAGGATCCTCGTCCGCGACGCCGACGCCGGCCGCATCATCGGCAGCGCCGGTTCCTCCATCGCCGCCATGGAGAAGGAGGCCGGCTCCGGCGCCCGCATCACGCTCTCCGCCAGGGACCAGCTCCTGGCAGGCACCGACCGCCGCGTCGTCTTCCTCTCCGGCCCCTTCCGCGCCGTCATGGACGCCGCCGACCTCCTACTCCACAAGATCCCCCGCTACCAG GGCGAGCATGCCGACAACACGGTGGTGCTGGTGGTGCCCTACGCCTGCTGCGGCGCGCTCATCGGCAAAGGAGGCACCCTCATCAA GTCGTTAGCTGAAGCATCAAATGCTGGGATCACGGTCTCGCACCACCGAGTCTGCTACGGTTTCAATGACAGACTGGTTAACATCACTGGGCACTTGGAAGATCAGCTGCAGGCCATATTCCTCATACTGTCCGAGCTGCTTGACGATGTCCACTACTTGTCCTCCTACCAAA GAGTTGGTTTTCCACGTTATCATGTTTCAAGCGTTGAGCGTGATGGCGATGGGCAAGACGAGTATGTCCAAAGATACCACAGCAGG CCTGACACGCCCGTGGGGTCACCTGACATCGACGACGGCAGACACGTAGAAGGGACTCTGACCATCGCTGTCGCGAATGAGTACGTGGGCGCCGTCGTTGGCCGTGGTGGGAGGGTCATCAAGGAGATCGAGCAG GCTACGGGCGTGTGGATCACGGTGTTCAAGGGGAAGCTCTTACCTGGGATGAGAGAAAG gGAGGTGGTGATCAAAGGGACGCGGGAGGCGGTGGATGCCGTGGAGGCGATGATCGCGGAGCACATCTCGTACGCCATGGATCGCCACAGGCGGAAGCAGGGTGGCGAGGGGAGGAGGACTTTTGTGGAGTAG